The following proteins are encoded in a genomic region of Sorangiineae bacterium MSr12523:
- a CDS encoding OmpA family protein yields MKPIVLAAGFAALGTVDLAFIDLRLVPAALAVAPSVAPRVAPQIAPPTAPPLASVPEKTTMAMASPSPVKETAEPIKEKAEPTPKAEPAPKAEAKVESTETRGGSAVTLHFDVNARTPAGDSAPDLKTIATMLVADPTLRVTIDGHSDRNGSAAYNEELSRQRAVAVAEELAELGVDRNRISSAAHGARIPVDKGKDAESLARNRRVEVHVERRKP; encoded by the coding sequence ATGAAGCCCATCGTCCTCGCTGCGGGGTTCGCAGCGCTTGGCACGGTCGATCTGGCCTTCATCGACCTACGCCTCGTGCCCGCCGCTTTGGCGGTCGCACCATCGGTCGCGCCGCGCGTGGCGCCCCAGATCGCACCGCCGACAGCTCCTCCACTGGCGAGCGTTCCCGAAAAGACCACAATGGCGATGGCCTCACCATCGCCGGTGAAGGAAACGGCGGAACCCATCAAGGAGAAGGCCGAACCTACGCCGAAGGCGGAACCGGCACCGAAGGCGGAGGCAAAGGTCGAGTCCACGGAGACCCGCGGTGGGAGCGCGGTGACCTTGCACTTCGACGTCAATGCTCGGACGCCGGCGGGCGACAGCGCCCCCGACTTGAAAACCATCGCGACCATGTTGGTGGCCGACCCGACCCTGCGCGTGACCATCGACGGCCACTCCGATCGAAACGGCTCCGCCGCCTACAACGAGGAACTCAGTCGCCAGCGCGCCGTTGCCGTCGCCGAAGAACTCGCGGAACTCGGCGTCGACCGAAACCGCATCTCGTCCGCCGCGCATGGCGCGCGCATCCCCGTCGACAAAGGCAAAGACGCCGAATCACTGGCCCGCAATCGCCGCGTCGAAGTGCACGTGGAAAGGAGAAAACCGTGA
- a CDS encoding roadblock/LC7 domain-containing protein, which translates to MTKTERLNDVLRSLRTSSPEIIGASVVTSDGFIVASHIPNEVDEDLIGGMAASLLGVGERIAADLMRAEVEQTYVRSAKGYIIVNSIGTESVLVLLVTREAKLGMIFLELKRTLNQLAEHLDN; encoded by the coding sequence ATGACCAAGACGGAGCGTCTCAACGACGTGCTCCGTTCCCTTCGGACGAGTTCGCCCGAAATCATCGGCGCATCGGTGGTGACCTCCGACGGATTCATCGTCGCCTCGCACATCCCCAACGAGGTCGATGAAGACCTCATCGGCGGTATGGCCGCATCGCTGCTCGGCGTCGGCGAGCGCATCGCGGCAGACTTGATGCGCGCGGAAGTCGAGCAGACCTACGTGCGCTCGGCCAAGGGCTACATCATCGTCAACTCGATTGGCACCGAGTCGGTGTTGGTACTCCTGGTGACGCGGGAGGCCAAACTGGGCATGATCTTCCTCGAGCTGAAACGCACGCTGAACCAGCTCGCGGAGCACCTGGACAACTGA